Proteins co-encoded in one Brassica rapa cultivar Chiifu-401-42 chromosome A02, CAAS_Brap_v3.01, whole genome shotgun sequence genomic window:
- the LOC103854341 gene encoding GDSL esterase/lipase At3g27950 has product MATSKFTFFIILFLLGLTEKSSTASRINSRKSCNFPAVYNFGDSNSDTGAISAAIGEVPPPNGVAFFGRSAGRHSDGRLIIDFITENLTLPYLTPYLDSVGANYRHGANFATGGSCIRPTVACFSQFHLGTQVSQFIHFKTRTLSLYNQTNRKTPFCKGVLARPKDFSKALYTFDIGQNDLAIGFQNMTEEQLKASIPAIIESFTTAIKLLYKEGARFFSIHNTGPTGCLPYLLKSFPATPRDQYGCLKPLNNVAIEFNKQLKQKISELNKELPSSLLTYVDVYSAKNHLIIKAKNLGFVDPFDYCCVGAVGRGMGCGKTIFPNGTELYSSSCQNRQNFISWDGIHCSETANMLVANRILDGSISNPPLPTQRACKLTENVVGKIRINKCLRIAEWFDFAVIIIVDCWTVFFFFFFNSIIKERREYYLLFPPFQFFLSSFPLFQYIRCFR; this is encoded by the exons ATGGCGACTTCCAAATTTACCTTTTTCATCATCCTTTTTCTTTTAGGCCTTACTGAGAAATCCTCGACCGCATCGCGTATAAACTCTCGCAAGAGTTGCAATTTTCCGGCTGTTTATAACTTTGGAGATTCAAATTCAGATACTGGAGCTATATCTGCGGCTATAGGAGAAGTTCCTCCACCAAACGGAGTTGCCTTCTTTGGAAGATCTGCGGGGAGACATTCTGATGGCCGTCTCATTATAGACTTCATTA CCGAGAATCTGACGTTGCCGTATCTAACACCTTACTTGGATTCGGTTGGAGCTAATTATCGGCATGGGGCTAATTTTGCGACTGGCGGCTCTTGCATCCGCCCGACCGTTGCTTGTTTTAGTCAGTTCCATCTTGGAACTCAAGTGTCCCAATTCATACATTTCAAGACTCGCACATTGTCTCTCTATAACCAAACCAACC GAAAAACTCCATTCTGCAAAGGAGTCCTTGCACGGCCTAAAGATTTCTCAAAGGCTCTTTACACTTTCGATATCGGTCAGAATGATCTCGCCATCGGGTTCCAAAATATGACAGAGGAACAACTCAAAGCATCTATACCGGCAATCATCGAAAGCTTCACTACTGCTATAAAA TTGTTGTACAAAGAAGGAGCAAGATTCTTCTCAATTCACAACACCGGACCAACGGGCTGTTTACCCTATCTTCTGAAATCATTTCCAGCTACACCTCGAGATCAGTATGGTTGCTTGAAGCCTCTAAATAATGTGGCAATTGAGTTCAACAAACAACTCAAGCAGAAAATCTCTGAACTGAACAAAGAGTTACCTTCTTCTCTCTTAACTTACGTTGATGTCTACTCAGCTAAAAACCATTTGATCATCAAAGCAAAGAATCTTG GTTTTGTTGATCCTTTTGATTATTGTTGCGTTGGGGCGGTCGGGCGTGGAATGGGATGCGGAAAGACAATATTTCCAAATGGAACAGAACTTTATAGTTCTTCCTGTCAAAACCGACAAAATTTCATAAGCTGGGATGGTATACATTGCTCGGAAACCGCGAATATGCTAGTCGCAAATCGGATCCTCGATGGATCAATATCCAATCCGCCTCTCCCAACCCAAAGAGCTTGCAAGCTTACGGAAAATGTAGTTGGCAAAATACGAATTAATAAATGTTTAAGAATAGCCGAATGGTTTGATTTTGCCGTTATAATCATTGTCGACTGTTGGacggtgttttttttttttttttttaattctatcaTTAAGGAACGAAGAGAATATTATCTATTATTTCCtccgtttcaattttttttgtcatcattccctctgtttcaatatataagatgttttagataa